The Anas acuta chromosome 2, bAnaAcu1.1, whole genome shotgun sequence genome contains a region encoding:
- the PTP4A3 gene encoding protein tyrosine phosphatase type IVA 3, producing MARMNRPAPVEVCYKNMRFLITHNPTNATLSTFLEDLKKYGATTVVRVCEVTYDKTPLEKDGITVMDWPFDDGAPPPSKIVEDWLNLLKTKFCEDPGCCVAVHCVAGLGRAPVLVALALIESGMKYEDAIQFIRQKRRGAINSKQLTYLEKYRPKQRLRFKDPHNHKNKCCIM from the exons ATGGCCCGGATGAACCGCCCTGCGCCGGTGGAGGTCTGCTACAAAAACATGAGGTTCCTCATCACCCACAACCCCACCAACGCCACACTCAGCACCTTCTTGGAG gATCTGAAGAAGTACGGTGCCACCACGGTTGTGCGAGTGTGCGAAGTGACCTACGACAAGACCCCCCTGGAGAAGGACGGTATCACCGTCATG GACTGGCCGTTCGATGACGGAGCGCCTCCTCCCAGCAAGATCGTGGAAGACTGGCTCAACTTGCTCAAGACCAAGTTCTGCGAAGACCCCGGCTGCTGCGTGGCCGTGCACTGCGTGGCCGGCTTGGGGCG CGCTCCTGTCCTCGTGGCACTGGCCTTGATCGAGAGCGGGATGAAGTACGAGGACGCCATCCAGTTCATCCGACA GAAGCGCAGAGGAGCCATCAACAGCAAGCAGCTGACGTACTTGGAAAAATACCGACCAAAGCAGAGACTCCGATTTAAGGACCCTCATAACCACAAGAACAAATGCTGCATCATGTAA